A DNA window from Pseudomonadota bacterium contains the following coding sequences:
- a CDS encoding universal stress protein, with protein MPALSHHPSLSTKELPVTQEIKTILYATDLGEHTRPVFRYAIVLAKCVGAKIVVAHAMEPLGTTAKAVIESYLPEGNYQKLHDEGFAKTRALMTSRIEKACEEELGVSAADSQLIEDIVVLEGVPARVLYKEAQKRKAQLIVLGSHGHSRLGELLLGSTARRLTQISKIPVLLVPTEGD; from the coding sequence ATCGACCAAGGAGTTGCCCGTGACCCAGGAGATCAAGACCATCCTCTACGCAACGGATCTGGGCGAGCATACCCGCCCGGTATTTCGCTATGCCATCGTGCTGGCCAAATGTGTAGGGGCAAAGATCGTGGTGGCGCATGCGATGGAACCGCTGGGCACCACGGCAAAAGCGGTCATCGAAAGCTACCTTCCCGAAGGCAACTACCAGAAGCTGCACGATGAGGGTTTTGCCAAAACGCGGGCGTTGATGACCTCGCGTATCGAGAAGGCCTGCGAGGAAGAACTCGGTGTCAGCGCTGCCGACAGCCAATTGATTGAGGATATCGTGGTGCTCGAAGGCGTACCCGCGCGGGTGCTCTACAAAGAGGCACAAAAGCGCAAAGCACAACTCATCGTGCTCGGCTCGCACGGCCATTCGCGGCTCGGGGAACTGCTCCTCGGTTCTACCGCACGGCGGCTGACGCAGATCAGCAAGATACCGGTGTTGTTGGTGCCGACCGAAGGCGATTGA
- a CDS encoding acyl-CoA thioesterase, whose product MSNAFVTTVPVRFEHVDMAGIVFYPRYFEMVNQAVENWFAEALDCDFRRLHADLKLAIPTTHFDVHFDAPSRLGDQLSFALTVPQLGNSSFTLHHAVSCESQQRLRITQRLVCCQMDGMRPVRIPAEIRECMAHYHDG is encoded by the coding sequence ATGAGCAACGCCTTCGTCACCACCGTCCCGGTGCGCTTCGAACACGTCGATATGGCGGGGATCGTCTTCTATCCCCGCTATTTCGAGATGGTCAATCAGGCGGTGGAGAACTGGTTTGCCGAGGCGCTGGATTGCGATTTCCGGCGCTTGCACGCCGACCTGAAACTGGCTATCCCCACCACCCATTTCGACGTCCATTTCGATGCCCCGTCACGGCTTGGGGACCAGCTCAGCTTTGCGCTGACCGTACCGCAACTGGGCAACTCGTCGTTTACCCTGCACCATGCGGTCAGCTGCGAAAGTCAGCAACGACTGCGCATCACCCAGAGGCTGGTCTGCTGCCAGATGGACGGCATGCGGCCGGTGCGGATCCCGGCCGAAATACGCGAATGCATGGCGCACTATCACGACGGGTGA
- a CDS encoding RidA family protein, producing MIFLGGQVGWNANEEFETDDFAGQARQALSNIVAILAAGNARPEHIVRMTWFIGDKREYLGSLAKLGEAYREVIGRNFPVMSVIEVKGFIEDGAKLEIEATAVVP from the coding sequence ATGATCTTTCTCGGCGGCCAGGTGGGCTGGAACGCCAACGAGGAGTTCGAGACCGACGACTTTGCCGGGCAGGCGCGCCAGGCACTGAGCAACATCGTGGCGATCCTCGCCGCCGGTAACGCCAGGCCCGAGCACATCGTGCGCATGACCTGGTTCATCGGCGACAAACGCGAGTACCTGGGTTCACTCGCCAAGCTTGGCGAAGCCTACCGCGAGGTGATCGGCCGCAACTTCCCGGTGATGTCGGTCATCGAGGTCAAAGGCTTCATCGAAGACGGCGCCAAACTGGAGATCGAGGCGACCGCCGTAGTCCCATGA
- a CDS encoding SDR family NAD(P)-dependent oxidoreductase, with amino-acid sequence MSHDHSSRPLSGRTALITGGSRGIGAACAAALASEGCDLILLGRNAETLDTHTALLRNEHRVEVHALVADASHEDALRTAMTQARDGHGPIDILVNNVGGAVSGLLERTTSEQWHQTLAMNLTSTFVCTQLLLPAMKKAGWGRIVNIASTAGLKGYAYVVPYCAAKHGVVGMTRALAVELAGSGVTVNTVCPGYTDTDMTRSTVDTIEKVTGRSREQAYAELAAGNPQRRLIQPGEVAHAVSWLCLPQSGAVTGQALAVAGGEI; translated from the coding sequence ATGAGTCACGACCACTCGTCGCGCCCCTTGTCCGGCCGTACCGCACTCATCACCGGCGGCAGCCGCGGCATTGGTGCCGCCTGCGCCGCGGCACTGGCGTCGGAAGGCTGCGATCTGATCCTGCTGGGGCGCAATGCCGAGACCCTGGACACTCACACCGCGCTGTTGCGTAATGAACACAGGGTTGAGGTTCACGCCCTGGTCGCCGACGCATCCCATGAAGACGCGCTGCGCACGGCCATGACCCAGGCCCGCGATGGGCATGGCCCGATCGATATTCTGGTCAACAACGTGGGTGGGGCGGTGAGCGGGCTGCTGGAACGGACCACTTCCGAGCAGTGGCACCAGACTCTGGCAATGAACCTTACCAGCACCTTCGTCTGCACACAGTTGCTGTTGCCGGCGATGAAAAAAGCGGGCTGGGGCCGCATCGTCAATATTGCCTCTACGGCGGGGCTCAAAGGGTACGCGTATGTGGTGCCCTATTGCGCGGCCAAGCATGGCGTGGTGGGCATGACACGCGCGCTGGCGGTGGAGCTGGCCGGCAGCGGGGTGACGGTCAACACCGTCTGCCCCGGTTACACCGACACCGATATGACGCGCTCCACGGTCGACACCATCGAAAAGGTGACCGGGCGCAGCCGCGAGCAGGCCTACGCGGAACTGGCCGCCGGCAATCCGCAGCGGCGGTTGATCCAACCCGGGGAGGTGGCGCACGCGGTGTCCTGGCTGTGCCTGCCGCAGAGCGGCGCGGTCACCGGGCAGGCGCTGGCGGTCGCTGGCGGCGAGATCTGA
- a CDS encoding MarR family transcriptional regulator: MCMEPAAGYEDRETATSAADRKEIRMWLRLLTCTNLIERELRARLNREFQTTLPRFDVLAQLEREPEGLTMGQLSTRMMVTGGNVTGVIDRLAADGLVERLLAPGDRRSNIVRLTAAGRNLFAKMAAVHHETLHGLLDGFTRSDVDGLFAALGNLKATLRSNIIE; encoded by the coding sequence ATGTGCATGGAGCCGGCCGCAGGTTACGAAGATCGTGAAACGGCGACCAGCGCCGCCGATCGCAAAGAGATCCGCATGTGGTTGCGTCTGCTGACCTGCACCAACCTGATCGAGCGCGAGTTGCGCGCGCGCCTCAACCGCGAGTTTCAGACCACGCTGCCGCGCTTTGACGTGCTCGCGCAGCTGGAGCGCGAACCCGAGGGGCTCACCATGGGACAGCTCTCGACGCGCATGATGGTGACCGGGGGCAATGTCACCGGCGTTATCGACCGCCTTGCCGCCGATGGCTTGGTCGAACGCCTGCTCGCGCCGGGGGACCGGCGCAGCAACATCGTGCGCCTTACCGCGGCCGGACGGAATCTGTTCGCAAAGATGGCGGCGGTGCACCATGAAACGTTGCACGGGCTGCTTGACGGATTCACGCGCAGCGATGTGGACGGGCTTTTCGCCGCGCTGGGAAACCTGAAGGCGACACTGCGCAGTAACATCATCGAATAG
- a CDS encoding enoyl-CoA hydratase family protein, with amino-acid sequence MYTLKAAEWQPQHFDWSVTDRVATVTLNRPERKNPLTFESYAELRDTFRNLAYAEDVKAVVITGAGENFCSGGDVHEIIGPLTQMGMDGLLNFTRMTGDVVKAMRACPQPIVAAIDGVCVGAGAILAMASDLRYGTARSQVGFLFVKVGLAGADMGACAILPRIIGHGRASELLYTGRMMSAAEALAWGFYNAQPEPDELLATAQATAQRIARGPTFAHAMTKRCLHQEWDMGIDEAIEAEAQAQAICMQTKDFERAYHAFVKKQRPEFKGD; translated from the coding sequence ATGTACACTCTCAAAGCCGCGGAATGGCAACCGCAACACTTCGACTGGTCGGTCACCGACCGGGTCGCCACCGTCACCCTCAACCGGCCGGAGCGCAAAAACCCACTCACTTTTGAAAGCTATGCCGAACTGCGCGACACGTTCCGCAATTTGGCTTACGCCGAGGATGTGAAGGCGGTGGTGATCACCGGTGCGGGGGAGAATTTCTGCTCCGGCGGTGACGTGCACGAGATTATCGGCCCGCTGACGCAGATGGGCATGGATGGGCTGCTGAACTTCACGCGCATGACCGGCGATGTGGTCAAAGCGATGCGCGCGTGTCCGCAACCGATAGTTGCCGCCATCGACGGTGTATGCGTCGGTGCCGGTGCCATTCTCGCCATGGCCAGCGATCTGCGTTACGGCACGGCACGCAGCCAGGTGGGTTTCCTGTTCGTCAAGGTCGGCCTCGCCGGGGCGGACATGGGCGCCTGCGCCATTCTGCCGCGCATCATCGGGCACGGACGCGCTTCCGAGCTGCTCTATACCGGACGCATGATGAGCGCCGCCGAAGCGTTGGCCTGGGGTTTCTACAACGCCCAGCCCGAACCCGACGAATTGCTGGCGACCGCCCAGGCGACGGCGCAGCGCATCGCCCGTGGCCCCACCTTCGCGCACGCCATGACCAAACGCTGCCTGCATCAGGAGTGGGACATGGGTATCGACGAGGCAATCGAGGCCGAGGCGCAGGCGCAGGCCATCTGCATGCAGACCAAGGATTTCGAACGCGCCTACCACGCCTTCGTCAAAAAACAGCGCCCCGAGTTCAAGGGCGACTGA
- a CDS encoding acyl-CoA dehydrogenase, with protein MPDTSFLNWPFFDQAHRALAADLEAWCGRYLEPLIEREHAAGNDNSALDATSQALVSALGAGGWLRYCVPQEHGGAYPERLDVRSLCLLRETLARHSGLADFAFAMQGLGTGSISLFGGLDQQQRYLPPVAQGDRIAAFAISEPEAGSDPAAMTTRAERDGDGYRLNGTKTWISNAGLADHYVLFARTGEAGAKGLSAFIVDVDSPGLSVSERIAVIAPHPLGTLQLDDCRVPAEALLGAEGEGFKIAMATLDIFRATVGAAALGFARRALDAALARSAQRIIGGRPLADYQLAQSKIAQMAVEIDAAALLIYRAAWTKDAQGGRISREAAMAKYYATEAAQRVVDQALQLHGGLGVVAGETVERLYREVRALRIYEGTSEVQQLIIAGQVRAVHAAERDV; from the coding sequence ATGCCGGATACGAGCTTTCTCAACTGGCCCTTCTTCGATCAGGCGCACCGTGCCCTCGCGGCCGACCTTGAGGCGTGGTGCGGTCGGTATCTTGAACCGTTGATCGAGCGCGAACATGCCGCCGGGAACGACAACAGCGCATTGGATGCAACGTCGCAGGCGCTGGTCAGCGCCCTGGGCGCTGGCGGTTGGCTGCGCTACTGCGTACCGCAGGAGCACGGCGGCGCGTACCCCGAACGGCTCGATGTACGCAGCCTGTGCCTGCTGCGCGAGACGTTGGCCCGCCACTCGGGTCTGGCCGATTTCGCCTTCGCCATGCAGGGTCTGGGGACGGGTTCGATCAGCCTGTTCGGCGGCCTGGATCAGCAGCAACGCTATCTGCCGCCGGTGGCGCAAGGTGACAGGATCGCCGCTTTCGCGATCTCGGAACCGGAGGCCGGTTCCGACCCGGCGGCGATGACGACCCGGGCCGAGCGCGACGGCGACGGCTACCGGCTGAATGGCACCAAGACCTGGATCTCCAACGCCGGGCTCGCCGATCACTATGTGCTTTTTGCGCGCACCGGCGAAGCCGGCGCCAAAGGACTGTCGGCGTTCATTGTCGACGTCGATTCGCCTGGACTGTCTGTCAGCGAACGCATTGCGGTCATCGCGCCGCATCCGTTGGGGACGCTGCAGCTCGATGACTGCCGCGTACCGGCCGAAGCCTTGCTGGGTGCCGAGGGTGAGGGGTTCAAGATCGCCATGGCCACGCTGGACATCTTTCGCGCAACCGTTGGCGCTGCGGCACTCGGGTTCGCGCGCCGTGCGCTCGATGCGGCACTGGCACGCAGCGCGCAACGGATCATCGGCGGCCGTCCACTCGCCGATTACCAGCTTGCCCAGAGCAAGATCGCGCAGATGGCGGTGGAGATCGATGCGGCTGCGTTACTCATCTATCGCGCCGCTTGGACCAAAGATGCTCAGGGTGGTCGCATCAGCCGCGAGGCGGCCATGGCCAAGTACTACGCCACGGAGGCCGCCCAGCGGGTTGTCGATCAGGCGCTGCAGCTGCACGGAGGTTTGGGTGTGGTGGCGGGCGAGACCGTCGAGCGGCTCTATCGCGAGGTGCGCGCACTGCGCATCTACGAAGGCACCAGCGAGGTTCAGCAACTGATCATCGCCGGCCAGGTGCGCGCGGTGCATGCCGCGGAGCGCGATGTGTAA
- a CDS encoding benzoate-CoA ligase family protein produces MDTFVRDHLPPEELWPVRDFSGVPELAAYPEQFNCAAELLDHWVIDGRGEQPVLHFGDAVWNYGELQDKANRIARVLVEDLGVEPGNRVLLRAPNNPMLVACWMAVAKAGAVVVATMPLLRSHELAYIIDKARVRHALCDVALIDELAQAHGETQRLRHLLTFSSDGCGFQPLERAMAVKPDGFDNVDTAAEDPVLIAFTSGTTGQPKGTVHFHRDILAMCDTFARHVAHIQSHDIFTGSPPVAFTFGLGALVAFPMRFGASTVMVEQFGPTTMLETIQRHKVTGMYTAPTAYRAMLGQVGDYDLGSLTMCISAGEHLPKPTWEAWHEATGLKIIDGIGSTEMLHIFISAAGDDIRPGATGKAVPGYRACIVDRQGDPLPIGEEGWLAVQGPTGCRYLAAIDKQRAYVKKGWNITGDIYRQDEEGYFWYVARGDDMIVSAGYNISGPEVENCLLAHPQVAECGVVAAPDEERGHIVKAYVVLREGAVGDAAMVKTLQNYVKQEIAPYKYPRAIEFRGSLPRTQTGKLQRFRLREEAQQSS; encoded by the coding sequence ATGGATACTTTTGTACGTGATCATCTGCCACCCGAGGAGTTGTGGCCAGTGCGGGATTTCAGCGGTGTGCCGGAGCTGGCCGCCTATCCGGAGCAATTCAACTGCGCCGCCGAACTCCTCGATCACTGGGTCATCGACGGCAGGGGCGAGCAACCGGTGCTGCACTTCGGTGACGCGGTGTGGAACTATGGCGAATTGCAGGACAAGGCCAACCGCATTGCGCGGGTGCTGGTCGAGGATCTCGGGGTCGAACCGGGCAACCGGGTGCTGCTGCGCGCGCCCAACAATCCGATGCTGGTCGCCTGCTGGATGGCGGTGGCCAAGGCTGGCGCGGTGGTGGTCGCCACCATGCCGCTGCTGCGCAGCCATGAGTTGGCCTACATCATCGACAAGGCACGCGTGCGTCACGCCTTGTGCGATGTCGCGCTGATCGATGAACTGGCGCAGGCGCACGGCGAAACGCAACGGCTCAGGCATCTGCTCACTTTTTCCAGTGACGGTTGCGGCTTTCAACCGCTGGAGCGCGCGATGGCCGTCAAGCCGGACGGGTTCGACAACGTCGACACCGCGGCGGAAGACCCGGTACTGATCGCCTTCACCTCCGGCACTACCGGGCAGCCCAAGGGAACGGTGCATTTTCATCGCGATATCCTCGCCATGTGCGACACTTTCGCCCGTCACGTCGCGCACATTCAATCCCATGACATCTTCACCGGCTCGCCGCCGGTCGCCTTTACCTTCGGGCTCGGTGCGCTGGTGGCCTTTCCCATGCGTTTCGGCGCCTCCACGGTGATGGTGGAGCAGTTCGGTCCCACCACCATGCTCGAGACCATCCAGCGTCACAAGGTGACCGGCATGTACACCGCGCCCACGGCGTATCGGGCGATGCTCGGGCAGGTGGGCGATTACGATCTCGGCAGCCTGACGATGTGCATCTCTGCCGGCGAGCATCTGCCCAAGCCCACCTGGGAGGCGTGGCACGAAGCGACCGGGCTGAAGATCATCGACGGCATCGGTTCGACCGAGATGCTGCACATCTTCATCTCCGCCGCCGGCGACGATATCCGCCCCGGTGCGACGGGCAAGGCGGTGCCCGGTTACCGCGCCTGCATCGTCGATCGCCAGGGGGATCCGCTGCCGATCGGCGAAGAGGGGTGGCTCGCGGTGCAGGGGCCGACGGGGTGCCGTTATCTTGCCGCCATCGACAAGCAGCGCGCCTACGTGAAAAAGGGCTGGAACATCACCGGCGACATCTACCGCCAGGACGAGGAAGGTTATTTCTGGTACGTGGCGCGCGGCGACGACATGATCGTCTCGGCCGGCTACAACATCTCCGGTCCCGAAGTGGAGAACTGTCTGCTGGCCCATCCCCAGGTCGCCGAATGCGGCGTGGTGGCGGCGCCCGATGAGGAGCGCGGCCATATCGTCAAGGCCTACGTGGTGTTGCGCGAAGGGGCGGTGGGCGACGCCGCGATGGTCAAGACGCTGCAGAACTACGTCAAGCAGGAGATCGCCCCCTACAAGTATCCACGCGCCATCGAGTTCCGCGGCAGTCTGCCGCGTACCCAGACAGGCAAGCTGCAACGTTTTCGACTGCGCGAAGAGGCGCAGCAATCCAGCTAG
- a CDS encoding bifunctional salicylyl-CoA 5-hydroxylase/oxidoreductase (catalyzes the conversion of salicylyl-CoA to gentisyl-CoA) has product MGGGPGSLYFSLLAKKRFPDWRVRIFERNPPDVTWGFGVVFSDDTMEGFRENDEFTYQAITQSFVHWDAIDIHYRGEVLRSGGHGFAGMQRLKLLQILEARARELGVEIAHNVQITGLESFADADLIVAGDGINSVVRDRYAREFQTQVVMRPNKFVWLGTTKPFDAFTFYFNENEHGLWRGHCYQYMPGISTFIVECTEETWRRAGLEEASEEETIAYCEALFAKELEGERLVSNRSLWRSFPRVSNGRYHHDNIVLIGDALHTAHFSIGSGTKLAMEDGVALIDALGAHAELPTALAAYQQEREPVVNSLQRAAQVSMGWFEETERYFGRLEPLQFAYSLLTRSLRINHDNLRLRDAGFVAEMERWFADQAYRQSGEPRHPSGRTPPPIFTPFKLRDLVLENRIVVSPMCMYSAAEGTVNDWHLVHLGSRAIGGAGLIYTEATAISAEGRISLGCAGIYSDANETAWRRIVDFIHGNSTARTCLQLSHSGRKGSTRSPWEGADRPLLEGNWEVVAPSPLPYAEYCHVPRAMTRADMDHIVDDYVRAVGRAERAGFDMLEVHMAHGYLLSTFLSPLTNERDDEYGGSIENRMRYPLEVFRAVRAAWPQGKPISVRISATDWRAGGFSHEDGLVLIEALRAAGCDIVDVSAGQVVSDQKPVYGRLFQTPFSTRLRLDSGMPTMTVGNIQSFGDANAIIASGRADLCVIARMHLADPYWTRHAAYEYDWPLEWPPQYAAIAVGRYTPRWS; this is encoded by the coding sequence ATCGGTGGCGGGCCGGGCTCGCTCTACTTTTCGCTGCTGGCAAAAAAGCGGTTTCCTGATTGGCGGGTGCGAATCTTCGAGCGCAACCCCCCCGATGTCACCTGGGGTTTCGGCGTGGTCTTCTCCGACGACACCATGGAGGGTTTTCGCGAGAACGATGAGTTCACCTACCAGGCGATCACCCAGAGTTTTGTGCATTGGGACGCTATCGACATTCACTATCGGGGTGAGGTGCTGCGCTCCGGCGGCCACGGCTTTGCCGGCATGCAGCGGCTCAAGCTGCTGCAGATTCTCGAGGCGCGCGCGCGCGAGTTGGGCGTGGAGATTGCACACAATGTGCAGATCACGGGGCTCGAATCGTTTGCCGATGCCGATCTCATCGTTGCCGGTGACGGCATCAACTCGGTTGTCCGCGATCGCTATGCGCGCGAGTTTCAAACCCAGGTGGTGATGCGTCCCAACAAGTTCGTCTGGCTGGGCACCACCAAACCGTTTGACGCCTTCACCTTCTACTTCAATGAGAACGAACACGGCCTGTGGCGCGGGCACTGCTATCAGTACATGCCGGGCATCTCCACGTTCATCGTCGAGTGCACCGAAGAGACCTGGCGCCGTGCCGGGCTGGAGGAGGCGAGCGAAGAGGAGACCATCGCCTATTGCGAGGCGCTGTTCGCCAAAGAACTCGAGGGTGAGCGGCTGGTTTCCAACCGTTCGCTGTGGCGCAGTTTTCCACGCGTCAGCAACGGGCGCTACCACCACGACAACATCGTGCTGATCGGCGATGCGCTGCACACCGCGCATTTTTCCATCGGTTCGGGCACCAAGCTGGCGATGGAGGATGGCGTCGCGCTGATCGATGCCCTGGGCGCGCACGCCGAGTTACCCACAGCGCTGGCCGCGTATCAACAAGAGCGCGAACCGGTGGTCAACAGCCTGCAACGCGCAGCGCAGGTGAGCATGGGGTGGTTCGAGGAGACCGAGCGTTACTTCGGGCGACTCGAGCCGCTGCAGTTCGCCTACAGCCTGCTCACCCGCTCGCTGCGCATCAACCACGACAACCTGCGCCTGCGCGATGCCGGTTTTGTCGCCGAGATGGAGCGCTGGTTCGCCGACCAGGCCTATCGGCAGAGCGGCGAGCCGCGCCACCCGTCGGGGCGCACACCGCCGCCCATTTTCACTCCCTTCAAACTGCGCGACCTGGTGTTGGAGAACCGCATCGTCGTCTCGCCCATGTGCATGTATTCGGCCGCGGAAGGCACGGTCAACGACTGGCACCTGGTGCACCTTGGCAGTCGCGCCATCGGTGGCGCCGGCCTGATCTACACCGAAGCGACGGCGATTTCGGCGGAGGGGCGCATCTCGCTCGGCTGCGCGGGGATCTACTCCGATGCCAACGAGACGGCATGGCGTCGTATCGTCGATTTCATTCACGGCAACTCCACCGCCAGGACCTGTCTGCAGCTCAGCCACTCGGGGCGCAAGGGCTCGACCCGCAGTCCCTGGGAAGGTGCGGATCGGCCATTGTTGGAAGGCAACTGGGAGGTGGTGGCGCCCTCGCCGTTGCCCTATGCCGAGTACTGCCACGTGCCGCGGGCCATGACCCGCGCGGATATGGATCATATCGTCGACGATTATGTGCGGGCGGTGGGTCGCGCCGAACGCGCCGGTTTCGACATGCTGGAAGTGCACATGGCGCATGGTTACCTGCTCTCAACGTTTCTCTCGCCTTTGACCAACGAGCGCGATGACGAGTACGGCGGCTCGATCGAAAACCGTATGCGCTATCCGCTCGAAGTGTTTCGCGCGGTGCGCGCTGCCTGGCCGCAGGGCAAACCAATCTCGGTGCGCATCTCGGCGACGGACTGGCGGGCGGGTGGCTTTTCCCACGAGGATGGATTGGTGCTGATCGAGGCGTTGCGCGCAGCGGGTTGCGACATTGTCGATGTCTCGGCGGGGCAGGTGGTCTCCGATCAGAAGCCGGTCTACGGGCGTCTTTTCCAGACACCGTTCTCCACCCGTCTGCGCCTCGACAGCGGCATGCCGACCATGACCGTGGGCAATATCCAGTCCTTCGGCGATGCCAACGCAATCATTGCCAGCGGTCGCGCCGACCTTTGTGTCATTGCGCGCATGCATCTGGCCGATCCCTACTGGACGCGTCACGCCGCCTACGAATATGACTGGCCGCTTGAGTGGCCGCCGCAGTACGCCGCCATTGCGGTAGGGCGCTATACGCCGCGTTGGAGTTGA
- a CDS encoding deoxyribonuclease IV: protein MKYVGAHVSASGGVQNAPLNAQAIGAKAFALFTKNQRQWTAKPFDAATIDAFRENLQTVAIAPEQVLPHDSYLINLGHPETEGLEKSRAAFLDEMQRCEQLGLKLLNFHPGSHLKKITEDECLRIVADSINWTLEKTEGVTAVIENTAGQGTNVGYRFEHLAAIINGIEDKTRIGVCLDTCHSFTAGYDLRTAEVCDATFAEFERIVGFRYLRGMHLNDSKPDLGARVDRHESIGKGKLGTEVFRYIMNDPRFDGIPMVLETIDESLWPKEIALLYSMQL, encoded by the coding sequence ATGAAATACGTCGGTGCCCACGTCTCCGCCAGCGGCGGTGTCCAGAACGCTCCCCTCAACGCCCAGGCCATCGGCGCCAAGGCGTTTGCGCTGTTCACCAAGAATCAGCGGCAGTGGACGGCCAAGCCGTTCGACGCCGCGACCATCGACGCCTTTCGTGAAAATCTGCAAACGGTCGCCATCGCCCCGGAACAGGTGCTGCCCCACGACAGCTACCTCATCAACCTCGGTCATCCCGAAACCGAAGGTCTGGAGAAATCGCGCGCCGCCTTTCTCGACGAGATGCAACGCTGCGAGCAGCTGGGGTTGAAGCTGCTCAACTTCCACCCCGGCAGCCATCTCAAAAAGATCACGGAAGACGAATGTCTGCGCATCGTCGCCGATTCGATCAACTGGACGCTGGAGAAAACCGAGGGTGTCACCGCCGTCATCGAAAACACCGCCGGGCAGGGTACCAATGTCGGCTACCGCTTCGAGCACCTGGCCGCCATCATCAATGGCATCGAGGACAAAACCCGCATCGGTGTCTGCCTCGACACCTGCCACAGCTTCACCGCCGGTTACGACCTGCGCACGGCCGAGGTGTGCGACGCCACCTTCGCCGAGTTTGAACGCATCGTCGGCTTCCGTTATCTGCGCGGCATGCACCTGAACGATTCCAAACCCGACCTCGGCGCACGCGTCGATCGTCATGAGAGCATCGGTAAAGGCAAACTCGGTACCGAGGTATTCCGCTACATCATGAACGATCCGCGTTTCGATGGAATCCCCATGGTGCTGGAGACCATTGACGAGTCGCTGTGGCCGAAGGAGATCGCGCTGCTCTATTCAATGCAACTGTAG